In the Scyliorhinus canicula chromosome 23, sScyCan1.1, whole genome shotgun sequence genome, one interval contains:
- the LOC119956279 gene encoding LOW QUALITY PROTEIN: ATP-sensitive inward rectifier potassium channel 11-like (The sequence of the model RefSeq protein was modified relative to this genomic sequence to represent the inferred CDS: inserted 3 bases in 3 codons), with protein MLARKGIIPEEYLVTRLVENDLSHPRYRAKTRKARFVTKNGGCNVAHKNIREQGRFLQDVFTTLVDLKWPYMLVIFTMSFLCSWMLFAILWWLIAFAHGDLDSRQDSIVPCITSITSFTSAFLFSIEVQVTIGFGSRMVTEECPLAIXVLIIQNIRLGLIVNAVMLGCIFMKTAQANRRAETIIFSKHAVIAQRNGKLCFMFRIGDLRKXMIISATIQMQLVKKTTTQEGGSPHSQIDIQVENPVGVNAIFLVSPLIVSHXINKKSPLYNVSAAGLQQEDLEVVVILEGVVETTGITTQARTSYLPDEIFWGHRFVPIVTEEEGRYSVDYSKFGNTVRSKTPLCSARELEAQERIQNLTNNGPNLQMNDLRERKFSKTVNTPGGRMKSSIRFQSVDCLSDWESQEVIESRALLL; from the exons ATGTTGGCAAGAAAGGGGATCATTCCAGAGGAGTACTTGGTGACCAGGCTGGTGGAGAATGACCTCTCACATCCTCGCTACCGTGCCAAGACCAGGAAAGCTCGCTTTGTAACCAAAAATGGAGGCTGCAACGTGGCCCACAAGAACATTCGAGAGCAAGGACGCTTCCTTCAAGATGTCTTCACCACCTTGGTGGACCTCAAGTGGCCTTATATGCTTGTGATCTTCACCATGTCGTTCCTGTGCAGTTGGATGCTCTTTGCGATACTTTGGTGGCTCATAGCCTTTGCTCACGGTGACCTGGACTCCCGACAGGACAGTATCGTCCCCTGCATCACCAGCATCACCTCTTTCACGTCTGCTTTCCTCTTCTCCATTGAGGTCCAGGTGACGATCGGGTTTGGGAGCAGAATGGTGACCGAGGAGTGCCCCTTAGCCA CCGTCCTGATCATCCAGAACATCCGTCTCGGCCTCATCGTCAATGCGGTCATGCTGGGCTGCATCTTCATGAAGACCGCCCAGGCGAACCGGAGGGCGGAGACCATCATTTTCAGCAAGCATGCCGTCATTGCTCAGAGGAATGGGAAGTTGTGCTTCATGTTCCGGATAGGGGACCTGAGAA GCATGATAATTAGCGCCACCATCCAAATGCAACTGGTCAAGAAGACCACCACCCAGGAAGGGGGTAGTCCCCATTCACAGATTGACATCCAGGTGGAGAACCCAGTCGGGGTCAATGCGATCTTCCTGGTTTCTCCCCTGATCGTTAGCC CCATCAATAAAAAGAGCCCGCTCTACAACGTGTCAGCCGCTGGGCTGCAACAGGAGGACCTCGAGGTGGTGGTCATCCTTGAAGGCGTGGTGGAGACCACCGGCATCACCACCCAGGCGAGGACATCTTATTTGCCGGATGAGATCTTTTGGGGCCACAGGTTTGTGCCCATTGTGACCGAGGAGGAGGGGAGGTACTCCGTTGACTATTCCAAGTTTGGCAACACGGTTAGGTCCAAAACCCCGCTTTGCAGCGCCAGAGAACTTGAGGCGCAGGAGAGAATCCAAAACCTAACAAACAATGGCCCAAATCTGCAAATGAACGACCTACGTGAAAGGAAATTCTCCAAGACCGTCAATACCCCTGGAGGGCGCATGAAATCATCCATACGTTTTCAGTCCGTAGATTGTTTATCAGATTGGGAGTCACAAGAAGTGATCGAGTCACGGGCATTGCTTCTCTGA